The Exiguobacterium mexicanum genome includes a window with the following:
- the murB gene encoding UDP-N-acetylmuramate dehydrogenase: protein MSFLDQLLTIIPADRVNQDEPLSAHTYTKLGGKADYFVAPHTYEEVQAVLELAHRESVPFMILGFGSNLIVRDGGLRGIVLNLNELKTIRRDGNQLIAQAGAAIIDVSRQALTEELSGLEFACGIPGTVGGAVYMNAGAYGGETKDVIASAVVLSPAGELMTLTKEELDLDYRTSRVSKDGLIVLEATFELEPLGYEAIKEVMDDLTHKRESKQPLEYPSCGSVFKRPPGYFAGKLIQDCGLQGKRIGGAEVSLKHAGFIVNIDEATATEYISLIRHVQATVKAKFEIELEPEVKIIGEDIAVENA, encoded by the coding sequence ATGAGCTTTTTAGACCAACTACTTACTATCATTCCGGCCGATCGCGTCAACCAAGACGAACCACTGTCGGCACACACGTATACAAAATTAGGCGGGAAGGCCGATTATTTCGTGGCCCCGCACACGTACGAGGAAGTACAAGCCGTGCTTGAACTTGCTCATCGCGAGAGCGTCCCGTTCATGATTCTCGGGTTTGGATCAAACTTGATTGTCCGTGACGGCGGCCTTCGCGGAATCGTCTTGAACTTGAACGAGTTGAAAACGATTCGTCGCGATGGGAATCAATTGATCGCCCAAGCCGGCGCGGCCATCATCGATGTGTCACGCCAAGCGCTCACCGAGGAACTATCAGGCTTAGAATTCGCCTGTGGCATCCCGGGGACGGTCGGTGGCGCGGTCTACATGAACGCAGGCGCCTACGGTGGAGAGACGAAAGACGTCATCGCGAGCGCGGTCGTCTTGTCACCAGCAGGCGAACTCATGACGCTCACGAAAGAAGAGCTCGACCTCGATTATCGGACGAGCCGAGTTTCTAAAGACGGGCTGATTGTCCTCGAAGCGACGTTCGAACTCGAGCCGCTCGGCTATGAGGCGATCAAAGAAGTGATGGATGACTTGACGCACAAGCGCGAGTCGAAACAACCGCTTGAATACCCATCGTGTGGTAGCGTTTTTAAACGACCGCCTGGTTATTTTGCCGGTAAATTGATTCAAGACTGCGGCCTGCAAGGGAAGCGGATTGGCGGGGCGGAGGTCTCGCTCAAGCACGCCGGATTCATCGTCAATATCGATGAAGCGACGGCGACTGAATATATCTCGCTCATCCGTCACGTCCAAGCGACGGTGAAGGCGAAGTTCGAGATTGAGCTTGAACCAGAAGTCAAAATCATTGGTGAGGATATCGCCGTCGAAAACGCATAA
- a CDS encoding divergent PAP2 family protein, which yields MNRLLFNEPLLAALLAWFIAQAAKLVTELIKTRDFELEIMFASGGMPSSHSSTVVALATVIGRIEGLDSSMFALALIFATIVMYDATGVRQAVGFQARLLNDYFKGIKHETPILNELVGHTPFQVIVGALLGLVIGLFFPI from the coding sequence GTGAATCGATTGCTCTTTAACGAACCTTTACTCGCCGCCTTGCTCGCTTGGTTCATCGCACAAGCAGCCAAGCTCGTAACCGAACTCATTAAAACACGCGATTTTGAATTAGAAATCATGTTTGCCTCGGGTGGGATGCCAAGTTCTCACTCCTCGACCGTCGTCGCTCTAGCGACCGTCATCGGTCGAATCGAAGGGCTCGATTCCAGTATGTTCGCGCTCGCCTTGATTTTCGCGACGATCGTCATGTACGATGCGACCGGTGTGCGTCAGGCGGTCGGGTTCCAGGCCCGCTTGTTGAACGACTACTTCAAAGGCATCAAGCACGAGACGCCCATCTTAAATGAGCTCGTCGGGCACACCCCGTTCCAAGTCATCGTCGGTGCCCTGCTCGGTCTCGTCATCGGATTATTTTTCCCGATTTAA
- the argS gene encoding arginine--tRNA ligase has protein sequence MSYERKYAEALSRVIGDELTLDQIEALIEKPKHEAHGDLAFPCFQLAKAYRKAPVMIATDIANDLNDELFTKVEAAGPYVNVFLSRDVVSQEIINMVLDEKADYATHATRNETIVTDFSSPNIAKPFSMGHLRSTVIGNAINQIARKNGYDVVGVNHLGDWGTQFGKLMVAYKKWGNEEAVREHPIAELLKLYVHFHEEAKTQPELEDEGRAWFKKLEDGNEEATELWTWFRDESLKEFQKVYDLLGVEFDSFHGEAFYNDKMDRIVAMLEEKNLLVESEGAMVVSLEDENLPPCLIKKKDGATLYATRDLAAAVYRHETYNFVQANYVVGGEQALHFKQLFSVLRKLGYDFVDGMHHVPFGLILQEGKKMSTRKGRIVLLEEVLKEAIEKAQGNIAQKNPELANADDVARMVGVGAVIFHDLKNERINNIEFDLDSMLKFEGETGPYVQYTNARANSLLRKGNYDGSTFTGADDDHTWGVVTMLNAFPHVITRAHERREPSIISRYVLDLAQSFNKYYGHVRVLEEDAGKQSRLALVKAVTIVLTEGLRLIGVQAPEEM, from the coding sequence ATGAGTTATGAACGCAAATATGCGGAAGCCTTGTCCCGTGTCATCGGGGACGAGTTGACGCTTGACCAAATTGAAGCTCTAATTGAAAAACCAAAACATGAGGCACACGGGGACCTTGCTTTCCCTTGCTTCCAACTCGCGAAAGCCTACCGGAAAGCGCCGGTCATGATCGCGACTGATATCGCGAACGATTTGAACGATGAATTGTTCACAAAAGTCGAGGCGGCTGGACCATACGTGAACGTCTTCTTGAGCCGTGACGTCGTGTCACAAGAAATCATCAACATGGTGCTCGACGAAAAAGCGGACTATGCGACGCATGCGACACGCAACGAGACAATCGTGACCGACTTCTCGTCACCGAACATCGCCAAACCGTTCTCGATGGGACACCTCCGTTCAACGGTAATCGGGAACGCCATTAACCAGATTGCCCGTAAAAACGGCTACGACGTCGTTGGGGTCAACCACCTTGGGGACTGGGGGACACAGTTTGGAAAACTGATGGTCGCCTATAAAAAATGGGGCAACGAGGAAGCGGTACGTGAGCATCCGATTGCCGAATTGTTGAAGCTTTACGTTCACTTCCATGAAGAGGCGAAGACGCAACCGGAACTTGAGGACGAAGGCCGTGCTTGGTTCAAGAAACTTGAAGACGGCAACGAAGAAGCGACAGAGCTATGGACATGGTTCCGTGACGAGTCGCTCAAAGAGTTCCAAAAAGTCTACGACTTGCTCGGCGTCGAGTTCGACAGCTTCCACGGGGAGGCGTTCTACAACGACAAGATGGACCGCATCGTCGCCATGCTCGAAGAGAAGAACCTTCTCGTCGAAAGTGAAGGGGCGATGGTCGTCTCACTCGAAGACGAGAACTTGCCGCCATGCTTGATTAAAAAGAAAGATGGCGCGACGCTTTACGCGACACGTGACTTGGCAGCGGCCGTTTATCGTCATGAGACGTATAACTTCGTCCAAGCGAACTACGTCGTCGGCGGCGAACAGGCGCTTCACTTCAAGCAGTTGTTCTCGGTCCTCCGTAAACTCGGCTACGACTTCGTCGATGGCATGCACCACGTGCCGTTCGGTTTGATTTTGCAAGAAGGGAAAAAGATGTCGACACGAAAAGGTCGCATCGTCTTGCTCGAGGAAGTGCTGAAAGAAGCAATCGAGAAAGCTCAAGGCAACATCGCCCAGAAGAACCCAGAACTTGCGAACGCGGACGACGTGGCACGTATGGTCGGTGTCGGCGCGGTCATCTTCCACGACTTGAAGAACGAGCGCATCAACAACATCGAGTTCGACCTCGACAGCATGCTCAAGTTTGAAGGCGAGACAGGCCCGTACGTGCAGTACACGAACGCGCGTGCGAACTCGCTCCTCCGTAAGGGCAACTACGACGGCTCGACATTCACGGGTGCGGATGATGACCACACGTGGGGCGTCGTGACGATGCTCAACGCGTTCCCACACGTGATCACACGTGCCCATGAGCGCCGTGAACCGTCGATCATCAGCCGTTACGTCCTCGACTTGGCGCAATCGTTCAACAAGTATTACGGCCATGTCCGTGTACTCGAAGAAGATGCTGGTAAACAGTCGCGTCTCGCCCTCGTCAAAGCGGTGACGATCGTATTGACAGAAGGACTCCGTCTGATCGGTGTTCAAGCTCCAGAAGAAATGTAA
- a CDS encoding PucR family transcriptional regulator: MPFLQKSYESLDTLAEAIGQAIRAPITIENRHHQLLAYSTHPDSTDPARIATIIGRRVPEAVIEDLWESGILQEVIDRDEPVVIPARMAVGLGERAAVVIKQQDDVLGYIWSLARTTPFSEQELTVLKEGASIAKKLLMTIAMHERRIDAELERFFLEVLASPNLSSAHRDRLNELAPIAVASRLTIIECSQPITPQLAERLFYVLATQQAIEVVLHAIDGQQLLVWHYMKSELAEEETALLQWANRFETQLREKFTEVDPRLGVSRRFFESDTLYAAMEEARQVTSLRRKFPYELAATHTFEQIGIYQLVPDLARRIGLRLETHPTIERLQAYDVAHHTELVTTLEWYFYFDGNVKRVASHLHIHPNTVLYRIRRIEELTNITQVSLPERAAVYLAIKAGQYRQDD, translated from the coding sequence ATGCCTTTTTTGCAGAAATCTTATGAATCGCTCGATACGCTCGCCGAAGCAATCGGACAAGCGATTCGGGCCCCAATCACGATTGAAAATCGCCACCATCAGTTGCTCGCCTACAGCACCCACCCCGACTCGACCGACCCGGCCCGCATCGCGACCATCATCGGCCGTCGTGTGCCGGAAGCGGTCATCGAGGACTTATGGGAAAGTGGAATCCTGCAAGAAGTGATCGACCGAGACGAACCGGTCGTCATCCCAGCCCGGATGGCTGTCGGTTTAGGCGAACGTGCCGCTGTCGTTATCAAACAACAGGACGATGTGCTCGGTTATATTTGGAGCCTCGCCCGAACGACCCCGTTCTCGGAACAAGAGCTCACTGTGTTAAAAGAAGGCGCGAGCATCGCTAAAAAATTGCTCATGACCATCGCCATGCATGAGCGGCGCATCGATGCCGAGCTCGAGCGTTTCTTTTTAGAGGTGTTGGCCAGCCCCAATTTGTCGTCCGCTCATCGCGATCGTTTGAATGAACTCGCTCCGATTGCTGTCGCCAGCCGACTCACCATCATCGAGTGCAGCCAACCGATCACCCCACAGCTGGCGGAGCGATTGTTTTATGTTCTCGCGACCCAACAAGCGATCGAGGTCGTGCTGCACGCCATCGATGGTCAACAGCTCCTCGTCTGGCATTATATGAAATCGGAGTTAGCCGAGGAAGAGACGGCACTTTTGCAGTGGGCCAATCGCTTCGAGACACAGCTCCGAGAGAAATTCACGGAAGTCGATCCACGTTTAGGCGTCAGCCGTCGTTTCTTTGAGAGCGACACGCTGTATGCCGCGATGGAAGAAGCACGACAGGTCACGTCGCTTCGTCGGAAATTCCCCTATGAGCTTGCCGCGACGCACACGTTCGAACAAATTGGGATTTATCAGCTCGTCCCAGATCTCGCTCGCCGAATCGGGCTTCGGCTCGAAACGCATCCGACCATCGAGCGTTTGCAGGCATATGATGTCGCCCATCATACCGAGCTCGTCACGACGCTCGAGTGGTATTTCTATTTTGACGGGAACGTCAAACGCGTCGCCTCCCATCTTCACATCCACCCGAACACCGTGCTCTATCGGATTCGCCGCATCGAGGAACTGACGAATATTACGCAAGTCTCACTGCCCGAACGAGCCGCTGTTTACCTCGCCATCAAGGCAGGCCAATACCGACAAGATGATTGA
- a CDS encoding GGDEF domain-containing protein, protein MNHFRKMSVLGWSIWSVLLISTITLFATDVLNIPAIEPLPFILIALLVIIFQMDSIERKGVYFTFSESIVLIIFLFFDFETALFVNQIGLLVFQFVNLKPRIALRRFRFTYPWNAITSFLEIAIPAGVYLALGGVTGLGFYSQDSFLPLAGLILAIILNTVVQKYQVGWWFRVDIPVRDFLSIAFYTYIVSLVFILAASLFRETNLLVVSSIAAALTFFIKRLIIQKGRQDAFKSLIEQYDEAKEAVSLSQSEAQAIEVFLSQCERLNEYDEGFVEFKLFDRTLYFDLKTRQPIDRHVVFDLLDATYPNEASVEYEMRFEWDAPLSNEFDEDYHSFISVRSEEIEGIRTWLVMTGEHVYGYPPTIQREIVKLLKSFNRTISRCHERDRLYTESRTDSLTLLANARAFYEYGIQQISDGSMYPISVAMLDIDFFKKINDTHGHQVGDSVLQEFGRRIRQVLRTDDFAARYGGEEFILLLNRCDVEQAIEIAERIRQQIENKPFHVDGIDIPVTASIGVDTIQAFGDKRLDDTIRNADRALYVGGKYAGRNRVAHYNFLTT, encoded by the coding sequence ATGAACCATTTTCGCAAGATGTCCGTCCTTGGTTGGAGCATATGGAGTGTTTTACTCATATCGACGATCACCTTGTTCGCCACAGACGTATTGAACATACCCGCCATCGAGCCGTTGCCGTTCATCTTGATCGCGCTCCTTGTCATCATTTTTCAAATGGACTCCATCGAACGGAAAGGCGTCTACTTCACGTTTTCGGAAAGTATCGTCCTCATCATTTTCTTGTTTTTTGATTTCGAGACGGCGCTTTTCGTCAATCAGATTGGTCTCCTCGTCTTCCAGTTCGTCAACTTGAAACCGCGCATCGCGCTTCGACGCTTCCGCTTCACGTATCCTTGGAACGCCATCACGTCTTTCTTGGAGATTGCCATCCCAGCCGGTGTTTACTTGGCGCTTGGTGGTGTGACCGGTCTCGGCTTCTATTCTCAAGACTCGTTCCTGCCGCTCGCCGGTTTGATTCTGGCCATCATCTTGAACACGGTCGTGCAAAAGTATCAAGTCGGTTGGTGGTTCCGCGTCGACATCCCGGTCCGCGATTTTCTGAGCATCGCGTTTTATACGTATATCGTCAGTCTCGTCTTCATTTTGGCGGCCTCGTTGTTCCGGGAGACGAATTTACTCGTCGTCAGCAGCATCGCTGCCGCGTTGACGTTCTTCATCAAGCGGCTCATCATCCAAAAAGGCCGGCAAGACGCCTTTAAATCGTTGATTGAACAGTATGACGAGGCAAAAGAAGCCGTGTCGTTATCGCAGAGCGAAGCGCAAGCGATTGAGGTGTTCCTCAGTCAATGTGAACGACTCAACGAGTACGACGAAGGGTTCGTCGAGTTCAAACTGTTCGACCGCACGCTTTACTTTGATTTGAAGACGCGCCAGCCGATCGATCGCCACGTCGTCTTTGATTTACTCGATGCCACCTATCCGAACGAAGCCTCGGTCGAGTATGAGATGCGCTTTGAATGGGACGCCCCGCTATCGAACGAGTTCGATGAAGACTATCATAGCTTCATCTCGGTCCGTTCCGAGGAAATCGAAGGCATCCGCACGTGGCTCGTCATGACGGGTGAACACGTCTATGGGTATCCCCCGACCATCCAACGTGAGATCGTCAAACTGCTCAAATCGTTCAATCGAACGATTAGCCGTTGTCATGAACGTGACCGCCTCTATACCGAGAGCCGGACGGACAGCTTGACGTTGCTTGCCAATGCGCGGGCTTTTTATGAATACGGGATTCAACAAATCTCGGACGGCTCGATGTATCCGATTTCCGTCGCGATGCTCGATATCGACTTCTTCAAAAAAATCAACGACACGCACGGTCATCAAGTCGGAGACAGCGTGCTCCAAGAGTTTGGCCGCCGCATCCGCCAAGTGCTCCGCACCGATGATTTCGCAGCCCGTTATGGCGGCGAGGAGTTCATCTTGCTATTGAACCGTTGCGATGTCGAACAGGCAATCGAAATCGCCGAACGAATCCGGCAACAAATCGAGAACAAACCGTTCCACGTCGACGGGATCGATATCCCCGTCACCGCTTCGATCGGTGTCGACACGATTCAGGCGTTCGGTGACAAACGCCTCGACGATACGATTCGTAACGCTGACCGGGCCCTCTACGTCGGCGGGAAGTACGCCGGACGCAACCGCGTCGCCCATTACAATTTCTTAACGACCTGA
- the ald gene encoding alanine dehydrogenase, translated as MKIGVLKEIKNNENRVALTPMGTAVLTELGHEVLVETEAGVGSGFTNMEYVDAGATIVDTAADVWGNVELALKVKEPQPSEYRYFRPDLTLFTYLHLAAEPELTKALVDSGVTAIAYETVEIDRTLPLLTPMSEVAGRMAAQIGAQILEKPHGGKGILLSGLPGVPRANVTVIGGGVVGMNAARIAIGLGANVTIMDISPARLRQIDDQFGNTINTLISNSYNIAKQVADSDLVIGAVLIPGAKAPKLVTKEMVQQMSPGSVIVDVAIDQGGICETIDHITTHDAPTYERYGVQHYAVANMPGAVPRTSTLGLTNATMPYIVECAQKGIFPALRENAALLKGLNVIDGTVTYEAVARDLGYTFVAPAEAVTKQLQA; from the coding sequence ATGAAAATCGGGGTATTGAAAGAAATCAAAAACAATGAAAACCGCGTCGCCTTGACGCCGATGGGTACAGCCGTATTAACTGAGCTTGGACACGAGGTTCTCGTCGAGACGGAAGCCGGTGTCGGGAGCGGCTTCACGAACATGGAGTATGTCGATGCAGGGGCGACAATCGTCGACACAGCCGCAGACGTTTGGGGAAACGTCGAATTAGCGTTGAAAGTAAAAGAACCGCAACCGTCTGAATATCGTTATTTCCGTCCGGACTTGACGCTCTTCACCTACTTGCACTTGGCAGCCGAACCAGAACTCACGAAAGCACTCGTCGATTCAGGCGTGACGGCGATCGCTTACGAGACGGTTGAGATCGACCGCACGTTGCCGCTCCTCACGCCGATGAGCGAAGTGGCTGGACGGATGGCCGCTCAAATCGGGGCCCAAATCCTTGAAAAACCGCACGGTGGAAAAGGGATTCTCTTGTCAGGCTTGCCTGGCGTACCACGTGCGAACGTCACCGTCATCGGGGGCGGTGTCGTCGGGATGAACGCAGCCCGCATCGCCATCGGCCTCGGTGCCAACGTCACAATCATGGACATCAGCCCAGCCCGTCTTCGCCAAATCGACGACCAATTCGGCAACACGATCAATACGCTCATCTCAAACAGCTACAATATCGCCAAACAAGTGGCGGACAGTGACCTCGTCATCGGTGCCGTCCTCATCCCAGGCGCGAAAGCACCGAAACTCGTCACAAAAGAAATGGTGCAACAGATGTCACCTGGGTCGGTCATCGTCGACGTCGCCATCGACCAAGGCGGGATTTGCGAGACGATCGACCATATTACGACGCATGACGCACCGACGTATGAGCGCTACGGCGTCCAACACTATGCCGTCGCCAACATGCCAGGTGCTGTCCCACGGACGTCGACGCTCGGTTTGACGAACGCGACGATGCCGTATATCGTCGAGTGCGCTCAAAAAGGGATTTTCCCGGCGCTTCGTGAAAACGCGGCGTTACTCAAAGGCTTGAATGTCATCGACGGGACAGTCACGTATGAGGCTGTCGCGCGTGACCTCGGCTACACGTTCGTGGCGCCTGCTGAAGCGGTCACAAAACAATTACAAGCGTAA
- a CDS encoding diacylglycerol/polyprenol kinase family protein, which yields MNEWVSSILSIVIVLVFLVGLEQIGKRLGWTDETIRKSVHIAVGHWSLLAVWLMETWYVAAVPLVFFTFANALLLYKSPSPVHQTERKSLGTVYYPIALLVILYFFFESEPLAFLAGSLVLAWGDGLAALIGRKYGTVTYDLYGQKRSFQGSMAMFLSSYAVLFLLFLWDDVPLWQVVTYGFIISIIATLTEAISYRDWDNFTIPIVVAVATSLLL from the coding sequence ATGAATGAATGGGTCAGTTCCATCCTGTCCATCGTCATTGTCCTGGTGTTTCTCGTCGGTCTTGAACAGATTGGCAAACGCCTCGGCTGGACGGATGAGACAATTCGAAAGAGTGTACATATCGCGGTCGGCCATTGGTCGCTGCTTGCAGTCTGGTTAATGGAGACTTGGTACGTCGCAGCCGTCCCGCTCGTCTTCTTCACGTTTGCGAACGCATTGCTTCTTTATAAGAGTCCGTCACCGGTCCACCAGACGGAGCGCAAATCACTCGGTACCGTCTATTATCCGATCGCCTTGCTCGTCATCCTGTACTTTTTCTTCGAATCGGAGCCGCTCGCTTTTTTGGCCGGATCGCTCGTTTTGGCGTGGGGAGATGGGTTGGCCGCTCTGATTGGACGTAAATATGGTACAGTGACGTACGACTTATACGGACAGAAACGCTCGTTTCAAGGGAGCATGGCCATGTTCCTCAGTTCGTACGCTGTCCTCTTTTTATTGTTTTTGTGGGATGATGTTCCACTTTGGCAAGTGGTAACATATGGATTCATCATTTCCATTATCGCTACGTTGACAGAAGCGATTTCGTATCGGGACTGGGATAATTTCACAATTCCTATCGTGGTGGCAGTAGCTACATCATTATTGCTATAA
- a CDS encoding rhodanese-related sulfurtransferase: METKPMRVLLYYKYVNIEDPETLTQEHLKYCKDLGIKGRILISSEGINGTCSGTWEQTEQYMNDLKANPLFSDIEFKIDEVEEHAFKKIFVRHKKELVTWRFDGEFDVPKQHGAYLEPAEWKEMMNRDDVVILDVRNNYEYDLGHFKNAIKIDVEASRYMPDWLEENKDLYEGKTLLTYCTGGVRCEKFTAYMRDQGHDNIFHLKGGVAMYGKDEATKGEDWEGELYVFDERINVPVNTVNPSVVSECMHCGTKTVRYVNCANPVCNAQHFCCEECEPKQMRSCSKECQEHPRNRYIIENIADKLQETEGVVG, encoded by the coding sequence ATGGAAACAAAACCAATGCGGGTCTTGCTGTACTATAAGTACGTCAACATCGAAGACCCAGAAACGCTCACACAAGAGCACCTCAAGTATTGTAAGGACCTTGGCATCAAAGGACGGATCTTGATTTCTTCCGAAGGAATCAACGGAACGTGCTCTGGGACTTGGGAACAGACCGAGCAATACATGAACGACTTGAAAGCGAACCCGCTTTTCAGCGATATCGAGTTCAAAATCGATGAAGTCGAAGAGCATGCGTTCAAAAAAATCTTTGTCCGTCATAAGAAAGAGCTTGTGACGTGGCGCTTTGATGGTGAGTTCGACGTTCCTAAACAGCACGGTGCGTACCTCGAACCGGCAGAATGGAAAGAGATGATGAATCGCGACGATGTCGTCATCCTCGATGTTCGTAACAACTACGAGTACGATCTTGGTCACTTTAAAAATGCGATCAAAATCGACGTAGAGGCTTCTCGTTACATGCCAGATTGGCTCGAAGAGAACAAGGACCTCTACGAAGGGAAAACCTTACTCACGTACTGTACCGGAGGCGTCCGTTGCGAGAAATTTACCGCATATATGCGTGACCAAGGTCACGACAACATTTTCCACCTAAAAGGCGGCGTCGCCATGTACGGCAAAGACGAAGCCACGAAAGGCGAAGACTGGGAAGGTGAGCTTTACGTCTTTGACGAGCGCATCAACGTCCCGGTCAACACGGTCAACCCGTCCGTTGTTTCGGAGTGCATGCACTGCGGAACGAAGACGGTCCGCTACGTTAATTGTGCCAACCCGGTGTGTAATGCCCAACACTTCTGTTGTGAAGAGTGTGAACCGAAACAAATGCGTTCATGCTCGAAAGAGTGCCAGGAGCATCCACGTAACCGCTATATCATCGAGAATATCGCGGACAAACTTCAGGAGACTGAAGGCGTCGTCGGGTAA
- a CDS encoding TVP38/TMEM64 family protein, producing the protein MLTSLQQWIIQLIEWLQELPGGPWAGLGAPFFEAIFPFLPLVLIISANAATYGFLLGTLLSWVGSLLGTILVFTAVRYVFRKPMTRWLEKHKQGVYWLERINHMSPISLGFLYSLPFIPVSLITYLLALIQMPLRTFIMAAGFGKLLVVLIFSVIGDQWEEFIQSPFRLSMLGLLLFILWAISRGLEELLKRRAFKKRNEQLQRERETKRQTTLRS; encoded by the coding sequence ATGCTCACATCACTCCAACAATGGATTATCCAACTGATTGAATGGCTGCAAGAGCTTCCGGGAGGCCCATGGGCGGGACTAGGGGCGCCGTTCTTTGAAGCGATCTTTCCATTTCTTCCGCTCGTCCTCATCATTTCGGCGAACGCGGCCACGTATGGGTTCTTGCTCGGGACGTTATTATCTTGGGTCGGTAGTTTACTAGGGACGATTCTTGTCTTTACAGCCGTCCGTTACGTATTCCGTAAACCGATGACACGATGGCTTGAAAAACATAAACAAGGGGTATATTGGCTGGAACGCATCAACCATATGAGCCCGATCTCGCTTGGGTTTTTATATTCGCTCCCGTTCATCCCGGTCAGTTTGATCACATACTTACTCGCCCTCATTCAAATGCCGCTTCGGACATTCATCATGGCGGCGGGGTTCGGGAAACTGCTTGTCGTCTTGATTTTTTCGGTCATTGGTGACCAGTGGGAAGAGTTTATTCAAAGTCCGTTCCGCTTATCGATGCTTGGACTGTTACTGTTTATTCTTTGGGCGATCAGCCGTGGTCTCGAGGAATTGCTCAAGCGGCGCGCCTTCAAAAAACGCAACGAACAACTTCAACGTGAACGTGAAACGAAACGTCAAACGACCCTTCGAAGCTAG
- a CDS encoding Na+/H+ antiporter NhaC family protein — protein MNEVNRLEQPTANKWALLPLLVFLVFFIGAGIYYNDFYKFPVLIAALIAVIVAALMTKGSVTQTVERVAQGAGNPGILIMVFIFLLAGAFSSVAEAIGAIDATVNAALTFLPSSLLLSGLFVISAFISMAMGTSTGTIAALAPIALGIHEESGVNIAIAAAAVVGGAMFGDNLSFISDTTIAAVRTQRTNMRDKFRTNFWIVLPAALITIVLLSVLSSGESTVDAAAFEWYKLIPYLAVIALALTGLNVILVLLGGIALTGIIGLIDGSLAVTSYVTAMADGMMGMAEISLLTLLMGGLVGLISHNGGLTYLRDALTSRIQKRAGAEWSIAGLVSATNVATANNTISILVAGPLAANIADTYDIERKKSASVLDIFSCGVQGLLPYGAQLLIAAELTNTASPALVPYMFYPFLLFICGGLAIVFNFPRFKKRA, from the coding sequence ATGAATGAGGTGAATCGATTGGAACAACCGACAGCTAATAAATGGGCACTCTTGCCTTTGCTCGTCTTCCTCGTCTTCTTTATCGGGGCAGGCATCTACTATAACGACTTTTATAAATTCCCGGTCCTGATCGCGGCGTTGATCGCGGTCATCGTCGCGGCGTTGATGACGAAAGGCAGCGTCACTCAGACGGTCGAGCGTGTCGCCCAAGGTGCGGGGAACCCCGGCATTTTAATCATGGTCTTCATCTTCTTGCTCGCCGGAGCGTTCTCGAGTGTCGCCGAAGCAATCGGCGCAATCGACGCGACCGTCAATGCGGCGCTGACATTTTTACCGTCCTCGCTTCTACTGAGCGGTTTATTCGTCATCTCGGCATTCATCTCGATGGCGATGGGAACGTCGACGGGCACGATTGCCGCCCTCGCCCCGATCGCGCTCGGTATCCACGAAGAAAGTGGCGTCAATATCGCCATCGCGGCGGCTGCCGTCGTCGGTGGTGCCATGTTCGGGGACAACTTGTCGTTCATCTCGGACACGACAATCGCTGCCGTCCGGACCCAGCGTACCAATATGCGTGACAAATTCCGAACCAACTTTTGGATTGTCCTCCCGGCCGCCCTTATCACAATCGTCCTCTTATCGGTGTTATCGAGTGGAGAATCGACTGTCGATGCAGCCGCGTTCGAATGGTATAAACTCATTCCATACCTCGCCGTCATCGCTCTCGCCTTGACCGGGTTGAACGTCATTCTCGTTTTGCTTGGCGGGATCGCCTTGACCGGCATCATCGGTTTGATCGATGGGAGTTTGGCTGTCACTTCATACGTCACGGCTATGGCAGACGGGATGATGGGTATGGCCGAGATTTCGCTCTTGACGCTCCTCATGGGCGGACTCGTCGGACTCATCTCACATAACGGCGGGCTCACTTACTTGCGTGACGCGCTCACGTCGCGGATTCAAAAACGTGCCGGTGCCGAATGGAGCATCGCCGGGCTCGTCAGCGCGACCAACGTCGCGACGGCGAACAACACGATCTCGATTCTTGTGGCCGGTCCGCTCGCCGCCAATATCGCCGATACGTATGACATCGAGCGAAAGAAATCAGCGAGTGTGCTCGACATCTTCTCGTGTGGCGTCCAAGGCCTGTTGCCTTATGGGGCACAGTTGCTCATCGCCGCCGAATTGACGAATACGGCGTCACCAGCGCTCGTCCCGTATATGTTCTATCCATTCCTGCTCTTCATTTGCGGAGGGCTGGCCATCGTCTTTAACTTCCCGCGTTTCAAAAAGCGCGCCTAA